GCTGGCCGGGTTGTTTCAAGCCGTTCAGCGCAGCAGCCGGAATAGTGGTTTCGCGCTTGTCAGTGTCCCAGGTGAGCAGGCGGGGTAGGTTGTCGTTGTTGGGGGTGCGGGCGCGGGTGCCTTTGCGGCCATTCACCCACAGCTGGCGAAAGTTGAGGGCGCGGCCCGCCAGCAGCGGCGCGGTAGCCACCCATACCTGGCCCTGCGCAGCAGCCGGCAGGCCGGCAATTTTACCAGCTGATTTATGCCAGCCCGTTACCGGCACGCCACCGCTCAGCACCGGCCGTTCGCCGGGCGCGGCGGCTACCACCGTGGGGCTGGCGGCCGTGCCCGCGTCTTCGGGGCGAAAAAACCACGGTTCCGTCAGTCGGTACTCGCCGCCCTTCAGCCAGATGTGCACGCCATCGGCCGCTGAGGCATCGTGCAGGCGGCGCAGGTCGCGGGCATGGCGCAGGGCAGCGTTTGGGGTAGCCAGCGGCTGGGCCTGGGTGCCCGGATTGCGGTCGGAGCCGGTGGGCGCTACCCAGATGTCGGCGGCGCAGGCGGGCGCGGCACTGAACAGGCTGAGGGCGATGAATAACGTTCGAGTCATGCTGAATGTGGCGTGGACTCTGCGAGTCCGCGTAACGAGCGCAGCGAGTAGTGCCGGCTGCACTTGAATTATGTTTGAAATCAACCGGCGCAGGCGGAGATACTCGCTGCGCTCGTTGCGCGAACTCGCAGAGTCCACGCCACATCACGGTGCCACTGCCTTCGCGAAAACTGCCTGCAAATCCTCGAAGCTGTGCAACGCATTTGCCGGCAGACCCTCCCCTTTCGGCCCGAAAACGCGTTGCGCCTCCTCCTTCTCAACTGTCACTTTCGACTCATCCAGCTTACCCGTTTTATCCTCGGCTGCGGCCAGGTTCAGGCTCAAGTTTTTGGCCATAAACTCGTACATCGCCTGCCGCTTGGATGGGCCGTAGTCGTGGACTTCCTTAGGCAGATGCACGTTTTGCACGAAGCTGGATTGGCCGTAGTAGCCGTAGATTTTTTGCAAATAGGGATAGGCGACTTCGGGTGTCTGGGCGGTCCAGTCGCCGCCGTCGGTGATGGCGAGCTGAGGACGGGGGGCGGCCATGGCGGCAATTTCGGCGTTGTTGGTGCCGTTGCCGCAGAGGTGCACGGGCTGGCCGCTTTCGCAAGGGCAACCGCCGCTGTGGTAGGTCGAAAGCATCACCACCGGCACGCTCACTTTGATTCTGTCATCCAAGGCGGTGAGCAGCATGGTTTGGCTGCCACCGCCCGAGCCGCCCGTGATGGCCACGCGGGTTTTGTCAGCGTCTTTCAGCGACAGCAGGTAGTCCAGCGCCCGCTCGCCGTTCAGGGCCTGCACCGTCATAGCAAGACTACGGCGGTGGTCCTCGCCCTTGAATTGCAGCAGCGACTCGCCCCAGGCAAACAGGTCGTAGCTATACACCATCGCCCCCATACGAGCCAGCGTGGCGCAGCGCAATTGCGCATCGGCCCGGTAGCGCCCGTCGCCAAAATGCCCGTCGGGGCTGATGATGATGGGGATTTTGCCCTTGGCCTTAGCGGGCTTGTAGAGCGAGCCCGTCATGTAATAGCCCGGCAGCGTTTCAATGGCCACGTTCTCCACGGTATAGCCGTCGAATTGACGTTTGTTGGTGATAATAGGCTTGCTGTTTGGCTTAGCTGGCATCGGCGACAGCCGCAACGCCGACCACATGCAACTACGTAGCTCGGCTTTGCGCTTTTCCCAGGTGGCCGCGTCGTGGTACTGGCTGGCCAGTTGCGCCAGTTGCGCCGCCCCTTCGTCGGGCGTTTTGAGGTGGTACTGGAAGGTCTTGATTTTATAGGTTTTATCGCCGGTTTTCGCCGCCTGGTAATCGAACGGGGCCAGCACGCTGCGCAGGGTCTCGTCCACGTCAGGGCGAAAGCGCCATTCGGCGTAAGTCACGTACTTGTCCTTCACCATCGCCGCGTCGGGCCGGATTTTCACCCCGTAGCGCTGCTGAATCTCCTCCAGCACCTGCTGCAAGGGCTCGCGGTACTGGTCGTCGGAGTTCTGCGCCTGGGCAGCGGTGGTGAGGAAAAGCGAACCTAAGAGCAGGCGGAAGAATCTGGACATGGGTGGGAATGCTGTTGGTGTTAGGGGTGCCGCGCTAACGTAGGCGCCTCACCCCCTAGCCCCCTCTCCGAAAAGGAGAGGGGGAACTAGCTCTAGTTTTAGTCTTAGCCTTAGTCCCCTAGTAGGCGTCAGGCTCCCCCTCTCCTTTTCGGAGAGGGGGCCGGGGGGTGAGGCGCCACGTTGAACGAGCCAAGCTCAATCTTTCGTAATCTCCGCCTCACCCACCGGCGCGGTGTACCCCTTCATCGCCGGCCACACGCCGTTTTCAATCTTCACCAGCTTCATCTTTTTAGGGTCGAGCACGGCGTGCTTGATGCGCTGGCGCCGCCAGGTGTACACGAAATGCACCAGGCCGTCCTTGGTCTGAATCACCGACGGGTAGGAGTACTGGCTGATGGGCGAGTCTTCCAAAATGGCCACCGCGTACCACTCTTTCCCGTCTTTCGACACGGCCACGTTGAGTGGGGTGCGGGGGCCTTTGGCGAGGGTGCCGGGGGGTAGCACGTGGTTGTAGACCAGCAGTTGGCGGCCGTCTTTCAGGGTCACGGCGTCGGTGCCGGAGTTGTTGTTGGGCAGGGTGGTTTTGGCGAGGGGTGACCAGGTTTTGCCCTGGTCCGTCGACCACGTTTCGAGAATGGCGCGGTCGCGGCTGCGGCAGAGGGCTTGCAGGCGGCCGTCCTTATAGGTGAGGATGCTGGGCTGAATGGCACCCTGGGTCGCGCCGTTGGGCACGGGCGCGGTCTGGGTCCAGGTCTTGCCGAAGTCCTGCGTGGCCTCAAAATGCACCAGCCAGCCGCCGCTGCCCTCGGTGCTGGTGGGCGAAAGCAAGGTGCCGTTTTTGAGCAGCACGGGCTTGTTTTTCACCGGCCCGATGTAGCCTTCCGGCAGCGCCTGGGCCGCCGACCACGTCAGACCGTTGTCTTTGGAGGTGCGCAGCCAGCCCTTCCACTCCGAGGGTTTCGGACCAATTTTATAGAACAGCAGCAGCTCGCCGCCGGGCGCCTGGTAGAGCACCGGGTTCCAGGTAGGGTAGCGCAGGGTTTCGTTTTGGATGCCGTTGGCCACCTCCACGGGGGCGGTCCAGCGGCCGTTTTCCTGGCGGCTCACCCAGATGCCCACGTCGGGGTTGCGCTCCTTGGTGCCGCCAAACCAAGCGGCCACGAGGCCCTTGGGCGTCTCGGCGATGGTGGCGGCGTGGCTCTCGGGGAAGGGCGCTTTTTCGAAGATAAATTCGTCGGTGACGATGCCCTGTTTCCACGGCTGCGTTTGGGCCGATGCGCCGTGCGCAAGCAGCCCGAGGGCCAGTAGCAAAATGGGGTTTCTCATGGCGGTACGTTGGATGGCCGAAGCCGCTATTTATTGAGTTCGAGGCTGGCCAGGATGAACGGCCCTACCCCCTTCAAATCATTAATTTTGATGCGCTCGCCCACGTAGTATTCATAGGAGCCGTTGCGCTCGGTGCCGGGACCCAGGCCAGCTACTTCGCACACTTGCAGCAGGTTGAGCTCGCCGTCGGGCTTTACTTCGATGAGCTTAGATGTAATGCCGTCGAAGCCTTTTTGGGCCACCGGGCGGTACTTTTTGTTGAGGTAGCCCTTGTTCACGCCCTTGGCCAGCGTGTACACGAACATGCACGAGGCCGAGGCCTCCAGGTAGTTGCCGGGTTGGCCGCCCTTGTCCACCACCTGGTACCAGAGGCCGCTGGCGGGGTCCTGGTATTTCTGGATGGCAACAGCCAGTTGGTCGAGCACCTGCACCAGTTTGGGGCGGTCGGGGTGCTTGGCGGGGAGGTAGTCGAGCACATCGACCAGCGCCATGCCGTACCAGCCGATGGCGCGGCCCCAGAAGTTGGGCGACTGGCCAGTTTGTGGGTTGGCCCAGGCTTGCACGTGCTTCTCGTCCCAGCCGTGGTAGAGCAGGCCGGTTTTGGGGTCGCGCAGGTGTTTTTCGAGCAAGAGCAGCTGCTTGGCGGCCTCATCGAACCCGGCCGGCTCCTTGAAGAAAGCCGCGTATTGGGCCACGAACGGGCTGGCCATGTAGGCGCCATCGAGCCACATCTGGCTGGGGTATTTCTTCTTGTGCCAGTAGCCACCGTCGCTGGTTTTGGGCTGTTGCTGAAGCTCGGCGTGCAGCTTTTGCAGGGCAATTTTATACTTCTCCTGCTTGGTATCGGTGTAGAGCTGGAACAGGAGCTTGCCCGAGTTGATGTTGTCGAGGCTGTTGTCCAGCGGCTTGTAGTCCTTGTTGTGAATCTCGCCCTGGGCATCCACCATTTTGTCGCCGTACTGCTGCAAGGCGGTGCGCAGACGCGAGTCGTGGTTCTGGTGCTCCAAGGCTTCCAGCGAATGCATCAGCAGCCCCTGGGTGTAGCCCCAAGAATCACCTAGGTTGGGGTCTTGCAGCCACGGGCTCCGCTTGAGCACCGACAGCGCCATGCGTTCCGACCACTTGGCAGTGTTGGGGATTTGTGCGGTGGTGGGCGTTGGGGTTTGGGCGTGAGCGGCTGGGACGCTGGCAAGCAACAGCGCGGAGGCTAGGGCTAGGGCCTTTATTTTCTGCTTGGTTATAGCTCGTATTTGATTCATTAAGCGGACGTCTGAACAATTAGCATGTGAGGGTAGTGCAAGAAGCTCGCCGACCGTAGCGCCTCACCCCCTAGCCCCCTCTCCGAAAAGGATAGAGGGAACTAGCTCTAGTTTTTAGTCTTAGCACTAGCCTGGCAGTCGTCAGGCTCCCCCTCTCCTTTTCGGAGAGGGGGCCGGGGGGTGAGGCGCCCCGTTGAACGGAGCGGTAGAGATGCTTCGACAAGCTCAGCATGACGCTCTTTTGGTTACAATCTCCCATCACAGCTTCGCCACAAACGCATACTCCCCCGACCCAACCTCAAACACCGCCCTACCGCCTTCCATCCGCAAAAACTTCACCCCAGCCGCCCCAGAAGCCTTTTTGCCGCCTTCCGTCACGTCCTTCGCATCCTTCGCCGGCACGTACACCAGCGCCTTAGAATTGCCCGGCACCGTGATGTTCCAGGTAAAGCGCTTCGCATCTCGCGTCCAGCTACTGCGCACCAGCCCACGCACCGATTGATAAGAAGCCTGCACCGACGTTAGCTCATCAATTAGCGCGGGTTTCATTTCCAACTCTTGAAAACCAGGTGCGACCGACTTGATGCCTGCCAAGTTCTCATAATCCCAGATGATTAAATCGCCGAGCAGCATCACGTGGTTTTGGGAGTTCATGGCGGGGTCGGCGGTGTTGCCGTTCCAGAGCTCCCAGATGGTGGTGGCACCGTTGGCGGCCATGTAGCCCCAGCTCGGGTAGTCGCGGTTGGTGGCCAGGCGGTAGGCAATGTCGGGCCGGCCCTCAGCGGTGAGGCCCCGCATGAGCCACTGCGTGCCAATGACGCCGGTACTGATGTGGCCCTTGTTTTCGACCAATATTTTATCGGCAATATTCTGGAACACCTTGCCGCGCTCGGCGTCCGGCGTCATGCCGTAGGCCAGGGGTAGCAGGTTGGCCGTCACGGTGTTGTTAGCGTACTGCTGGTTTTGGGCGTTCAGGAACTTCTGGTTGAACGCGTCCTTGATTTTGGCACCTAGGGCGGCGTATTCCTGCGCATCGGCGGGCTTGCCGAGCACGGTGGCGAAGCGCTGCATCAGCGTCAGCAGGTGGTAGTAGGTGCTGGTGGCAATGACCTCGCCGCTGGTGTTGCGGGCGGGGTCTTGCGAGTGGATGAGCTTCTCCGACTCGGGCGGCACGCACCAGTCGCCGTACTTGTCCTTGGTGAAGATATTATTGTCCGTCATGTAGTTGGCGCGCATGTAGGCGAGCCAGCGACGCATCGAGTCGTAGTGCTTGGCGATGGGCTGGGCGTCGCCGTACTGCGAGTACAGCATGTCGGCGATGGTGAGGTAGGTACCGGGCCAGGTCACGTTGTCGCCGTAGTAACGCCAGAAAGCGGGGGCCACGTCGGGGATGCTGCCGTCGGCTTTTTGGGCCTGGGCAATGTCGTCGAGCCACTTCGCGTACAGCCGCGAGTTGTCAAACACGAAGCTCTCGCCATACGCGCCGGTGGTGCGGTCGCCGAGCCAGGGCTGCCGCTCGTTGCGCTGCGGGCAGTCGATGGGCATGCCCTTGTAGTTGCTCCGAATGCCCCAGTAGGCATTCTTATACACTTGGTTAATGGTGGCGTTGGATGTCGTAAACTCGCCCGTCGTCGCCAGGTCGTCGTACACCACGCGGCCGTCAAAATCGGCCAGCGTGGGCGTGCCGGGGTAGCCGCTGATTTCGACGTAGCGGAAGCCGTGGTACACAAACGTGGGCTCCCAGGTTTCGCGGGTGCCGCCGCGCAGCGTGTACACGTCGGTCACGCGGGCATCGCGCAGGTTGGCCACGTACAGCTCGCCGGTTTTTTGCAGCGTCTCGGCAAAGCGCAGCGTGATTTTCTGGCCCCTGGGTCCGGTGGCGCGCATCCGCAGCCAGCCCGCCATGTTCTGGCCCATATCGAGGACGAATTTGCCGCCCGCCAGCGGCTTGAGGGCCACCGGTTTCAGGGTTTCCATCACCTTCATGTTCTCGTTCATCTGGGCTTCGAAGGCGCCGCCGGGCTCCTGCACCAGCTCGGCTTTGAGCCACTTTTTGGCGTCGAAGCCGGCGGTGGCCCAGCCCGGCATTTCCTTGGTGGCGTCGTATTCTTCGCCGTCGTACTCGTTGTTGGCCCGGATGGGACCGTCGGCGGTGGCCTGCCAGGTTTCGTCGGTTTTGATAACTTCGTGGCTGCCATCGGCGTAGGTCACGTCGAGCTGCATCAGCAGCTTGGGGTAGCCGAAGGTCTTGATTTTGTAGGGCTTGTAGTGCTGCCGCATGGCGTAGAAGCGGCCGTTGCCGAGCACCGTGCCGAGGGCGTTGGCGCCGGGCCGCAGCAGCGCGGTCACGTCGAAGGTGTTGTACTTCACGCCCTGGGTGTAGTCGGTGGGGCCGGGCGCCAGCACCTGGTCGCCCACGCGCTGGCCGTTGAGGTACAGCTCGTACAGCCCCAGCCCGATGATGGACGCGGTGGCCTGCGTCACGGGCTTGTCGGCCTTGAACTCCTTGCGAAAATAGCGGGCCGACAGCCGGGCGTGGGTCGATTCATCGTCCCAGGGAAAGGCGCGGTCCAGGCCAATCCAGCGGCCTTTCCAGTCGAGGTAGTTGAGCAGGCCCATGCTCCAGCGGGCGGGCGGACTCCAGGCGGTTTCGCCCTGGTCGGTCCAGGTGCGCACCTTCCAGTAGCAGCGGGCGCGGCTGCGGAGCGGCGCCCCGGCGTAGGCCACGTGCACCGATTGGCCCGACGCCACCTTGCCCGAGTTCCAGAGGTCGCCTTCGTCAGCGGCCAGCTTCTCGGGGGTCGAGGCCACCAGCACCTGGTAGGCGGTTTGGGTGAGGCCGCGCGCGGCACTGCGCAGCTCCCAGCTCAGGCGCGGGGCAGTGGCGTCGATGCCTTCGGGGTTGGTCAGCAGCTCGCAGCGCAGCCGCTGAAGCTGCACAGCGGCGGGCGGCGCGGCCCCCAATGCCATGAGCGACAAACAAGTAAGCAGAAGAAACAGGAGTCGGGCGGTCATAGTCAGAGCCTCCCCCCTGCGCCCGCCCCAACGTAGAGCAAGCGCCTCGGCCACCGGGCCGGCTGGGGGGTGCGCGGGGCGCAGTTCGGCACCCACATAGTTCGGACTTTTTT
This DNA window, taken from Hymenobacter sp. 5317J-9, encodes the following:
- a CDS encoding acetylxylan esterase; the protein is MSRFFRLLLGSLFLTTAAQAQNSDDQYREPLQQVLEEIQQRYGVKIRPDAAMVKDKYVTYAEWRFRPDVDETLRSVLAPFDYQAAKTGDKTYKIKTFQYHLKTPDEGAAQLAQLASQYHDAATWEKRKAELRSCMWSALRLSPMPAKPNSKPIITNKRQFDGYTVENVAIETLPGYYMTGSLYKPAKAKGKIPIIISPDGHFGDGRYRADAQLRCATLARMGAMVYSYDLFAWGESLLQFKGEDHRRSLAMTVQALNGERALDYLLSLKDADKTRVAITGGSGGGSQTMLLTALDDRIKVSVPVVMLSTYHSGGCPCESGQPVHLCGNGTNNAEIAAMAAPRPQLAITDGGDWTAQTPEVAYPYLQKIYGYYGQSSFVQNVHLPKEVHDYGPSKRQAMYEFMAKNLSLNLAAAEDKTGKLDESKVTVEKEEAQRVFGPKGEGLPANALHSFEDLQAVFAKAVAP
- a CDS encoding alpha-L-rhamnosidase, with product MALGAAPPAAVQLQRLRCELLTNPEGIDATAPRLSWELRSAARGLTQTAYQVLVASTPEKLAADEGDLWNSGKVASGQSVHVAYAGAPLRSRARCYWKVRTWTDQGETAWSPPARWSMGLLNYLDWKGRWIGLDRAFPWDDESTHARLSARYFRKEFKADKPVTQATASIIGLGLYELYLNGQRVGDQVLAPGPTDYTQGVKYNTFDVTALLRPGANALGTVLGNGRFYAMRQHYKPYKIKTFGYPKLLMQLDVTYADGSHEVIKTDETWQATADGPIRANNEYDGEEYDATKEMPGWATAGFDAKKWLKAELVQEPGGAFEAQMNENMKVMETLKPVALKPLAGGKFVLDMGQNMAGWLRMRATGPRGQKITLRFAETLQKTGELYVANLRDARVTDVYTLRGGTRETWEPTFVYHGFRYVEISGYPGTPTLADFDGRVVYDDLATTGEFTTSNATINQVYKNAYWGIRSNYKGMPIDCPQRNERQPWLGDRTTGAYGESFVFDNSRLYAKWLDDIAQAQKADGSIPDVAPAFWRYYGDNVTWPGTYLTIADMLYSQYGDAQPIAKHYDSMRRWLAYMRANYMTDNNIFTKDKYGDWCVPPESEKLIHSQDPARNTSGEVIATSTYYHLLTLMQRFATVLGKPADAQEYAALGAKIKDAFNQKFLNAQNQQYANNTVTANLLPLAYGMTPDAERGKVFQNIADKILVENKGHISTGVIGTQWLMRGLTAEGRPDIAYRLATNRDYPSWGYMAANGATTIWELWNGNTADPAMNSQNHVMLLGDLIIWDYENLAGIKSVAPGFQELEMKPALIDELTSVQASYQSVRGLVRSSWTRDAKRFTWNITVPGNSKALVYVPAKDAKDVTEGGKKASGAAGVKFLRMEGGRAVFEVGSGEYAFVAKL
- a CDS encoding sialidase family protein — translated: MRNPILLLALGLLAHGASAQTQPWKQGIVTDEFIFEKAPFPESHAATIAETPKGLVAAWFGGTKERNPDVGIWVSRQENGRWTAPVEVANGIQNETLRYPTWNPVLYQAPGGELLLFYKIGPKPSEWKGWLRTSKDNGLTWSAAQALPEGYIGPVKNKPVLLKNGTLLSPTSTEGSGGWLVHFEATQDFGKTWTQTAPVPNGATQGAIQPSILTYKDGRLQALCRSRDRAILETWSTDQGKTWSPLAKTTLPNNNSGTDAVTLKDGRQLLVYNHVLPPGTLAKGPRTPLNVAVSKDGKEWYAVAILEDSPISQYSYPSVIQTKDGLVHFVYTWRRQRIKHAVLDPKKMKLVKIENGVWPAMKGYTAPVGEAEITKD
- a CDS encoding glycoside hydrolase family 88 protein, with the protein product MLASVPAAHAQTPTPTTAQIPNTAKWSERMALSVLKRSPWLQDPNLGDSWGYTQGLLMHSLEALEHQNHDSRLRTALQQYGDKMVDAQGEIHNKDYKPLDNSLDNINSGKLLFQLYTDTKQEKYKIALQKLHAELQQQPKTSDGGYWHKKKYPSQMWLDGAYMASPFVAQYAAFFKEPAGFDEAAKQLLLLEKHLRDPKTGLLYHGWDEKHVQAWANPQTGQSPNFWGRAIGWYGMALVDVLDYLPAKHPDRPKLVQVLDQLAVAIQKYQDPASGLWYQVVDKGGQPGNYLEASASCMFVYTLAKGVNKGYLNKKYRPVAQKGFDGITSKLIEVKPDGELNLLQVCEVAGLGPGTERNGSYEYYVGERIKINDLKGVGPFILASLELNK